A single genomic interval of Armigeres subalbatus isolate Guangzhou_Male chromosome 1, GZ_Asu_2, whole genome shotgun sequence harbors:
- the LOC134206914 gene encoding uncharacterized protein LOC134206914 produces the protein MGFFDPLGLLSPFTIHGKIIIQHLWRSKCDWDEEIDTDSWDLWKRWTKLLPQLEEIRIPRCYIGGARYAEVDSLEVHIFTDASEHGYGCIAYLRAVIQGEVHCSLVMSRAKVAPIKRQSIPRLELMGAVLGARMSQTVLGTHTYDISRTVFWTDSSTVCSWLNSDQHRYKQFVAFRVGEIQELTKVADWR, from the coding sequence ATGGGATTCTTTGATCCGCTCGGACTGTTGTCGCCGTTCACCATTCACGGCAAAATAATCATCCAGCATCTGTGGCGCTCCAAATGTGACTGGGACGAAGAAATCGACACAGATTCCTGGGATCTGTGGAAGCGGTGGACAAAACTGTTGCCGCAACTAGAGGAGATCCGGATCCCCCGATGCTATATCGGCGGTGCGAGGTACGCCGAAGTTGATTCGCTGGAAGTGCATATTTTCACCGATGCCAGCGAACATGGATACGGCTGCATCGCATATCTGCGAGCAGTAATCCAAGGAGAAGTCCATTGCAGTCTGGTAATGTCGCGGGCAAAAGTGGCACCGATAAAAcgtcagtcaattccccgtctGGAGCTCATGGGAGCTGTGCTAGGAGCCCGGATGAGCCAAACCGTTCTGGGCACTCACACCTACGATATTAGCCGAACCGTTTTCTGGACTGATTCCAGCACCGTGTGCAGCTGGCTCAATTCCGACCAACACCGCTACAAGCAATTCGTTGCTTTCCGGGTCGGAGAAATCCAAGAACTGACGAAGGTGGCAGATTGGCGATGA